One Idiomarina loihiensis L2TR genomic window carries:
- the pstB gene encoding phosphate ABC transporter ATP-binding protein PstB: MISVNPSTSNLEKLDLHNLPAEQTALDIKNLDLYYGEDQALYDISMRIPNNRVTAFIGPSGCGKSTLLRCINRMNDLVEICRIEGQIDMHGHNIYGKNVDVASLRRRVGMVFQRPNPFPKSIYENVVYGLRLQGVKDKRVLDEAVETSLRGAALWDEVKDRLNASAFSLSGGQQQRLVIARSIAIEPEILLLDEPTSALDPISTLTIEELITDLKDKYTVVIVTHNMQQAARVSDQTAFLYMGKLIEYADTDTLFTTPSEKQTEDYITGRYG, translated from the coding sequence ATGATTTCGGTAAATCCGAGTACAAGCAACTTAGAAAAGCTGGACTTACACAACTTGCCAGCAGAACAGACTGCTTTAGATATTAAAAACCTGGATCTTTACTACGGTGAAGATCAGGCGTTGTATGATATTTCTATGCGCATTCCGAACAACCGCGTAACGGCGTTTATCGGACCATCGGGCTGTGGTAAGTCAACGCTTCTGCGCTGCATTAACCGCATGAACGACTTGGTTGAAATTTGTCGTATTGAGGGGCAAATTGATATGCACGGCCACAATATTTACGGCAAGAATGTCGATGTTGCGTCACTGCGTCGTCGTGTCGGTATGGTGTTTCAGCGCCCTAACCCGTTCCCTAAGTCTATTTATGAGAACGTGGTTTATGGTCTACGCTTACAGGGTGTAAAAGACAAACGAGTGCTGGATGAAGCGGTAGAAACGTCATTGCGTGGCGCAGCCTTATGGGATGAAGTAAAAGACCGCCTAAACGCCAGTGCTTTCAGTTTGTCGGGTGGTCAGCAGCAACGTCTGGTTATTGCGCGTTCTATTGCCATTGAGCCGGAAATTCTGTTGCTGGACGAACCAACGTCTGCTTTGGATCCTATTTCGACTTTGACCATTGAAGAGCTGATCACCGATTTGAAAGACAAATATACCGTGGTTATTGTCACGCACAACATGCAGCAGGCCGCGCGCGTTTCAGACCAGACAGCGTTTTTGTATATGGGTAAACTGATTGAGTACGCCGATACTGATACTCTGTTTACGACCCCGTCTGAGAAGCAAACAGAAGATTATATTACCGGTCGTTACGGTTAA
- the pstA gene encoding phosphate ABC transporter permease PstA, producing the protein MNTWFKSGKPWIWLTAGSVSISLIAVIGLVLMIGWRGLSFFWPSAIHEMSIEQADGSTRTLIGEIYESESVPTSRVSDAGTIMDGYEEEEVTRYLMKIGNREYVPLDFAWVLGPAIRADETPADLAVIERTKDGNFYGYPVAIEQQGERVATQGNLREELFQRMERAVELNEEAMALQEGEIGAVNYKLNQLNLESRSLELEGNLTQEAMDDIERRREELHNEYLEYEKELFALRDKAGRDSLIMRDMRGEEIKVPMYQVLDVNFPNDMGFFSKIGHFFQQIGKFVSEPPREANTEGGVFPAIFGTVFMVLLMSIIVTPFGVIAAVYLHEYAGKNAVTKLIRIAVINLAGVPSIVYGVFGLGFFVYMVGGSLDQVFYPEALPSPTFGTPGVLWSAVTLAILTLPVVIVSTEEGLSRIPPSLREGSLSLGATKWETIWRIVLPMASPAIMTGLILAVARAAGEVAPLMLVGVVKSAPMLPLDGNFPYFHLDRKFMHLGFHIYDVGFQSPNVEAARPLVYATSFLLITVIVGLNLTAIGVRNHLREKYRSLEH; encoded by the coding sequence ATGAATACATGGTTTAAATCCGGAAAGCCCTGGATCTGGTTAACCGCCGGTTCAGTTAGTATCAGTCTGATAGCCGTTATCGGGCTGGTGCTTATGATTGGCTGGCGCGGGCTGTCTTTTTTCTGGCCTTCAGCTATTCACGAAATGTCTATTGAACAGGCTGACGGTTCAACGCGCACGTTAATTGGTGAAATTTATGAAAGCGAGTCGGTGCCAACGTCACGAGTGAGTGACGCAGGCACTATCATGGACGGCTATGAAGAAGAGGAAGTGACTCGTTACCTAATGAAAATTGGTAACCGTGAGTATGTGCCTCTCGATTTTGCCTGGGTGTTAGGGCCTGCGATTCGTGCGGACGAAACGCCAGCTGATCTGGCCGTTATTGAACGAACCAAAGACGGTAACTTTTATGGTTATCCAGTTGCGATTGAGCAGCAGGGGGAGCGAGTTGCGACACAAGGCAACTTGCGTGAAGAGCTGTTTCAACGCATGGAACGAGCGGTAGAGCTTAATGAAGAAGCCATGGCGCTGCAGGAAGGCGAAATAGGTGCGGTTAATTACAAGCTAAACCAGCTCAATCTTGAGAGCCGCAGTCTTGAGCTTGAGGGGAACTTAACTCAGGAAGCCATGGACGACATTGAACGTCGTCGCGAAGAGCTGCATAACGAGTATCTTGAGTATGAAAAAGAGCTGTTTGCACTGCGCGATAAAGCGGGTCGCGATTCACTGATTATGCGCGACATGCGTGGTGAGGAAATAAAAGTACCTATGTATCAGGTGCTGGATGTGAACTTCCCTAACGACATGGGTTTTTTCTCAAAAATAGGGCATTTCTTCCAGCAAATTGGTAAGTTTGTATCTGAACCTCCGCGTGAAGCCAATACCGAGGGCGGTGTATTCCCGGCAATTTTCGGTACCGTTTTTATGGTGCTGTTAATGTCGATTATTGTGACGCCCTTTGGTGTTATTGCGGCTGTTTACTTGCACGAGTACGCGGGTAAAAACGCCGTGACCAAGCTGATTCGTATAGCGGTTATCAACCTCGCGGGTGTGCCATCTATTGTTTATGGTGTGTTTGGTTTAGGTTTCTTTGTTTACATGGTGGGCGGTAGTCTCGACCAGGTGTTTTATCCGGAAGCCTTGCCCAGCCCGACCTTTGGTACGCCAGGCGTTCTGTGGTCTGCGGTAACTCTGGCTATTCTGACTCTACCGGTGGTGATTGTATCGACCGAAGAAGGTTTGTCCCGTATTCCACCCTCGTTGCGCGAAGGTAGTTTGTCTTTGGGGGCTACTAAGTGGGAAACCATTTGGCGCATTGTTCTGCCTATGGCGTCACCGGCTATTATGACCGGTTTGATCCTGGCCGTTGCCCGTGCTGCAGGTGAAGTTGCACCATTGATGCTGGTGGGTGTGGTTAAGTCGGCGCCTATGTTGCCGCTGGACGGAAACTTTCCTTACTTCCATCTGGACAGAAAATTTATGCATCTGGGCTTTCATATTTACGACGTAGGCTTCCAGAGCCCGAACGTCGAGGCTGCCCGGCCGCTGGTTTACGCTACGTCTTTCTTGTTGATAACCGTTATTGTCGGTTTGAACTTAACAGCCATTGGCGTACGTAACCACTTACGTGAAAAATACCGCTCACTTGAGCATTAA
- a CDS encoding ABC transporter permease subunit: protein MASLSAQQLAANRGRLFKDRAARYGVTLGGIMVLVALLLIFFYLLYVVQPIFRSVDLTEQQSFSLPNSAGVNAVGMEEQAEIGYRLMDTGEFQFFALQDKAAAERKAGDIISWEQVADSDKITSFASSLPVNKQYAYGLNDGSAVVLQPKFGVTFAETPETGLTERTITPRIETLNDGEPLVVDENGEALEKLAYDTDGEAMLFAAVQGGNNLLITKYAAEENFMTGEVTLKPVFHRVSLNGNIDDLIVTPDLRQVMARRGNRVHVFDVDLAGNVKERELIIIDSREQGNATGMYLLAGASSVLLTHDSGLISQWFQVSTDEGREYQYIRSFDAGSPVENIEVEYYRRTFYTVSENGDLGIFHTTSEADLYRGKPLEDKLQNVMVDPRANYLIMQSGDRFSVFDVDNEHPEVTWSAMWQEVWYEGYPEPDYTWQSTSGSDDFESKFSLVPISFGTIKAAAYAMLFAVPIGLAAAVYTAYFMSPSVRKYVKPTVEIMEALPTVILGFLAGLWLAPVIERYLPGLIAVLLLVPATIILTAFLWSKLPPNIRNTVTDGRAALLLIPVVLLVGWFSFGLSPWVEEVLFDGNVRGYLTNELGITFDQRNSLVVGIAMGFAVIPTIFSIAEDAVFSVPKHLSNGSLALGATPWQTLTKVILLTASPGIFSAVMMGLGRAVGETMIVLMATGNTPIMDWNIFEGMRTLSANIAVEMPESEVGSSHYRILFLAAFVLFIFTFFFNTIAEFVRQRLRDKYSSM from the coding sequence ATGGCATCACTGTCAGCTCAACAACTAGCCGCTAATCGGGGCCGATTATTTAAAGATCGTGCCGCACGCTATGGTGTCACCTTAGGTGGTATTATGGTTCTGGTAGCACTGTTGCTTATCTTTTTCTACCTACTCTATGTTGTCCAGCCAATTTTTCGCTCAGTTGACTTAACTGAGCAACAAAGCTTCTCTTTGCCAAACAGTGCCGGTGTTAATGCTGTGGGTATGGAAGAGCAGGCCGAAATTGGTTATCGCCTGATGGACACCGGCGAGTTTCAGTTTTTTGCTTTACAGGATAAAGCGGCTGCTGAGCGCAAAGCCGGTGATATTATTAGCTGGGAGCAGGTTGCCGATAGCGACAAAATTACCAGTTTTGCCAGTAGCCTTCCGGTAAACAAGCAATATGCCTACGGCTTAAATGACGGTTCCGCGGTTGTTCTGCAACCTAAATTCGGGGTCACTTTCGCGGAAACCCCGGAAACCGGTCTAACCGAGCGCACCATTACGCCACGCATTGAGACCCTGAATGATGGCGAACCACTGGTGGTTGATGAGAATGGCGAGGCGCTGGAAAAACTGGCTTACGATACCGATGGCGAAGCAATGCTGTTTGCGGCTGTTCAGGGCGGCAATAACTTATTGATTACTAAGTACGCCGCTGAAGAAAACTTCATGACCGGCGAGGTAACCTTAAAGCCCGTTTTTCATCGCGTCAGCCTCAACGGCAATATTGATGATTTGATTGTCACCCCGGATTTGCGTCAGGTTATGGCTCGTCGTGGTAACCGGGTACACGTCTTTGATGTGGACTTAGCCGGGAACGTAAAAGAGCGCGAACTGATCATTATTGATTCTCGCGAGCAAGGCAATGCAACGGGTATGTACTTGTTGGCCGGCGCCAGTTCGGTGCTCTTAACTCACGACTCCGGGCTTATTTCTCAGTGGTTCCAGGTATCGACCGACGAGGGGCGTGAATACCAGTACATCCGCTCTTTTGACGCAGGCTCTCCGGTTGAGAACATTGAAGTTGAATACTATCGCCGGACCTTTTACACGGTTTCTGAAAATGGCGATTTGGGTATTTTCCACACCACCTCTGAAGCCGATTTATACCGGGGCAAACCGTTAGAAGACAAGCTACAGAATGTCATGGTAGATCCGCGGGCAAATTATCTGATTATGCAAAGCGGCGATCGCTTTAGTGTCTTCGATGTTGATAATGAGCACCCTGAGGTAACCTGGAGCGCTATGTGGCAGGAAGTCTGGTACGAAGGTTACCCGGAGCCTGACTACACCTGGCAGTCGACCTCCGGCTCCGATGACTTTGAATCTAAATTCAGTTTGGTGCCTATTTCTTTCGGTACTATAAAAGCTGCCGCCTACGCGATGCTGTTCGCAGTACCCATTGGTTTAGCGGCTGCGGTTTATACCGCCTATTTCATGTCGCCTTCGGTGCGTAAATACGTAAAACCGACGGTAGAAATCATGGAAGCTCTGCCTACCGTTATCCTTGGTTTCTTAGCGGGTCTTTGGCTTGCACCTGTCATAGAGAGGTACCTGCCCGGGCTGATAGCGGTGCTGTTGCTGGTGCCGGCAACCATCATACTAACGGCATTTTTATGGTCAAAGCTACCGCCGAATATTCGTAACACCGTAACTGACGGTCGCGCTGCATTGCTGCTTATTCCTGTGGTTCTGCTGGTTGGCTGGTTCTCGTTTGGTCTGAGCCCCTGGGTTGAGGAAGTCCTGTTTGACGGTAATGTGCGTGGCTATTTAACCAATGAACTAGGCATAACCTTTGACCAACGTAACTCGCTGGTTGTGGGTATCGCCATGGGCTTTGCGGTTATTCCAACCATCTTCTCTATTGCCGAAGATGCGGTATTCAGTGTGCCTAAGCATTTATCTAATGGCTCTCTGGCATTGGGTGCTACCCCATGGCAGACACTGACTAAAGTCATTTTGTTAACTGCAAGTCCGGGAATTTTCTCGGCGGTTATGATGGGTCTGGGGCGCGCTGTGGGCGAAACCATGATTGTTCTGATGGCTACCGGTAATACGCCAATTATGGACTGGAACATCTTCGAAGGTATGCGCACCTTATCTGCCAACATTGCGGTCGAGATGCCGGAATCTGAGGTTGGTAGCTCGCACTACCGAATCTTGTTCCTGGCAGCTTTTGTGCTGTTCATATTTACCTTCTTCTTTAACACCATTGCTGAATTTGTCCGTCAACGCTTGCGTGACAAATACAGCTCGATGTAA
- the serA gene encoding phosphoglycerate dehydrogenase, which produces MQISLAKDKIKVLLLEGVHESAIQLFRHHGYHNLEILQTSLSEDELCEKIKDAHILGIRSRSQLNDRVFAAAEKLIAVGCFCIGTNQVDLEAAKKHGVIVFNAPFSNTRSVAELVLAEIIMLLRGIPEKNAVAHEGGWLKSAKQSYEARGKILGIVGYGHIGSQLSVLAEQLGMHIRYFDIEDKLPMGNAQSVATLDDLLAQSDIITLHVPENEQTQWMIGRRQIERMKPGSLLINASRGTVVDIDALAEALSSRHLAGAAIDVFPVEPKGNSDEFLSPLRGLKNCLLTPHIGGSTLEAQENIGVEVAGKLVRYSDNGSTLSAVNFPEVSLPTHATAQRLLHIHKNQPGMLNAINRIISDNEINVVGQYLQTDENVGYVVMDIDSDNGADVLQQLKDIPGTIRARRLF; this is translated from the coding sequence ATGCAGATATCCCTGGCAAAAGACAAAATCAAAGTTTTGCTGCTGGAAGGCGTTCATGAAAGCGCCATTCAGCTATTTCGGCATCATGGCTATCATAATCTGGAAATACTGCAGACTTCGCTAAGCGAAGACGAGCTGTGCGAAAAAATTAAAGACGCCCATATTCTTGGTATACGCTCGCGCAGCCAGTTAAACGACCGTGTGTTTGCCGCTGCCGAAAAGCTCATTGCCGTAGGTTGCTTCTGCATTGGTACCAATCAGGTTGATTTAGAAGCAGCGAAAAAGCACGGTGTTATTGTTTTTAATGCGCCATTTTCAAATACCCGCAGTGTTGCTGAGCTGGTTTTAGCCGAAATTATTATGTTGTTGCGCGGCATTCCGGAAAAAAATGCCGTAGCCCACGAAGGCGGCTGGCTTAAATCAGCCAAGCAGTCTTACGAGGCACGCGGAAAAATACTCGGCATCGTCGGCTATGGCCACATAGGCAGTCAGCTCAGTGTTCTGGCCGAGCAGCTGGGCATGCACATTCGTTACTTTGATATTGAAGACAAACTGCCTATGGGCAATGCTCAGTCGGTAGCCACGTTGGATGACTTACTGGCACAATCCGATATCATCACTTTGCACGTGCCGGAAAATGAGCAAACTCAGTGGATGATAGGCCGCCGCCAAATTGAGCGCATGAAGCCCGGCAGCCTGCTGATTAACGCGTCGCGCGGAACGGTTGTGGATATAGACGCTCTTGCTGAAGCCTTGTCTTCACGGCATCTAGCCGGCGCTGCTATTGATGTGTTTCCGGTTGAACCCAAAGGCAACAGCGATGAATTTCTGTCGCCTTTGCGCGGCCTGAAAAACTGCCTGTTAACCCCCCACATTGGCGGCTCAACCTTAGAAGCTCAGGAAAATATTGGCGTTGAAGTGGCCGGAAAACTGGTGCGTTATTCCGATAACGGCTCAACCCTGTCTGCGGTGAACTTCCCTGAAGTTAGCCTGCCGACACACGCAACAGCGCAGCGCCTGCTGCATATTCATAAAAACCAGCCGGGTATGCTAAACGCCATTAACCGCATTATTAGTGACAATGAAATTAACGTGGTAGGTCAGTACTTACAAACGGATGAGAACGTTGGTTACGTAGTGATGGATATCGACAGCGATAACGGTGCCGATGTATTGCAGCAACTGAAAGACATTCCGGGCACAATTCGTGCCCGGCGCTTATTCTAG
- a CDS encoding 5-formyltetrahydrofolate cyclo-ligase has translation MTRHNLRRKLQQIRRNLPAEQQQTAAREVANRLQQRLSHLQPEQTTVAVYKSFDGELPTFPVIETLWQLGFNTVLPVLHPFAKGHLLFLRYTPDTPMTLNKYGIQEPELNVQNMVPLSNIQILLMPLVGFDQNGNRLGMGGGYYDRTLAQWHNGNRPNLFPIGLSYNQQQVEHIPVESWDIPLPEVITPAKHWRF, from the coding sequence ATGACCCGACACAATCTCCGACGCAAGTTACAGCAGATTCGCCGCAATTTACCCGCCGAACAGCAACAGACGGCGGCGCGCGAGGTTGCCAACAGACTGCAACAGCGTTTAAGTCATCTGCAACCAGAACAAACCACAGTAGCCGTATATAAAAGTTTTGACGGTGAACTGCCGACCTTTCCCGTTATTGAAACACTGTGGCAACTAGGGTTTAACACCGTTTTGCCGGTGCTTCACCCTTTTGCTAAAGGTCATTTGCTGTTTTTACGCTATACTCCTGATACCCCAATGACGCTCAACAAGTACGGTATTCAGGAACCTGAATTAAACGTACAGAACATGGTGCCGCTATCGAACATTCAGATACTACTGATGCCGCTTGTCGGATTCGATCAAAACGGAAACCGGCTGGGTATGGGCGGCGGCTATTATGATCGCACTCTGGCTCAATGGCATAATGGCAACAGACCGAATTTATTTCCTATCGGGTTAAGTTATAACCAGCAACAGGTTGAGCACATTCCTGTCGAGAGCTGGGACATTCCATTGCCGGAAGTGATAACACCGGCAAAACACTGGCGTTTCTGA
- a CDS encoding amidohydrolase family protein: protein MKTIKTIALAMVAMAFTVAAYAVQAPPKAPERDRGEGPYERLVLRGGTLINGEGAPPFGPVDIVIENDRIVNIVSVGNPGVPIKPEGRPEAGANDKELDVSGKYILPGFVDMHGHIGGSAKGIPAEYVLKLWLGHGITTIREPGSFNGLDWVQWHEKRAADNRITSPRIIPYVGFGQGWDKPIYNGEQAREWVRYIKDQGAKGIKFFGASRKVMEAALDEANKQGLGTMMHHAQLNVMSMNALDSARSGLTSMEHWYGLPEALFEEQRVQDYPADYNYNNEQNRFEEAGRLWKQAAEPGSEKWNAVRDELIELDFTINPTLTIYEASRDLMRERQAIWHDEYTLPRLWDFFEPSRYAHGSYWFDWTTDNEIAWKKNYQKWMTFLKDFHENGGRITTGSDSGYIYKIYGFGYIRELELLREAGLNALEVIHAASLAGAEALNMEDDIGSVAIGKKADMVIVNENPMDNFKVLYGTGHFKLDDNNQPMRTEGIQYTIKDGIIFDAQQLLQDVKAIVAEEKADRQK, encoded by the coding sequence ATGAAAACAATAAAAACGATAGCTTTAGCCATGGTTGCCATGGCTTTTACGGTTGCAGCCTATGCTGTGCAAGCGCCACCTAAAGCCCCGGAACGTGACCGTGGCGAAGGTCCATACGAACGCCTTGTTTTACGTGGCGGCACATTAATTAACGGTGAAGGTGCGCCGCCATTTGGCCCGGTGGATATTGTCATTGAGAACGACCGTATTGTGAATATTGTCAGCGTGGGTAACCCAGGCGTGCCAATTAAGCCGGAAGGGCGGCCCGAAGCGGGCGCTAACGACAAAGAACTGGATGTCAGCGGCAAATACATTCTGCCCGGCTTTGTCGATATGCACGGGCACATTGGCGGCTCGGCAAAAGGCATTCCGGCGGAATACGTGCTGAAGCTATGGTTAGGACATGGTATTACCACCATTCGAGAGCCGGGCAGTTTTAATGGCCTGGACTGGGTTCAGTGGCATGAGAAACGCGCTGCGGACAACCGCATTACGTCGCCGCGAATTATTCCCTACGTTGGTTTTGGACAAGGCTGGGATAAGCCCATTTATAATGGCGAACAGGCACGCGAGTGGGTTCGTTATATAAAAGACCAGGGCGCAAAAGGCATTAAGTTTTTCGGTGCTTCGCGTAAGGTTATGGAAGCGGCGCTGGACGAAGCCAACAAGCAGGGCTTAGGCACTATGATGCATCATGCGCAGCTTAATGTGATGTCAATGAACGCATTAGATTCAGCACGTTCAGGCTTAACCTCAATGGAGCATTGGTATGGTTTGCCGGAAGCCTTGTTTGAAGAGCAGCGCGTGCAGGACTACCCGGCAGATTATAATTACAACAACGAACAAAACCGTTTTGAAGAAGCCGGGCGCTTATGGAAGCAGGCGGCAGAGCCGGGCTCTGAAAAATGGAACGCGGTGCGTGACGAACTCATTGAACTCGACTTTACCATTAACCCCACCTTAACCATTTACGAAGCCTCGCGTGACCTAATGCGTGAGCGTCAGGCCATTTGGCATGACGAATATACTCTGCCCCGGTTATGGGACTTTTTTGAACCCAGCCGCTATGCGCATGGTTCGTACTGGTTTGACTGGACCACGGACAACGAAATTGCCTGGAAAAAGAACTATCAGAAATGGATGACGTTTTTGAAGGACTTCCATGAAAACGGTGGCCGTATTACCACCGGCTCGGATTCAGGCTACATCTACAAAATTTATGGCTTTGGTTACATCCGTGAACTGGAATTACTGCGTGAAGCGGGTTTAAACGCGTTAGAGGTTATTCATGCTGCCAGCCTGGCAGGTGCCGAAGCACTGAATATGGAAGACGACATTGGTTCAGTGGCCATTGGTAAAAAAGCCGATATGGTCATTGTGAACGAAAACCCGATGGACAACTTTAAAGTGCTGTATGGCACCGGGCATTTTAAACTGGATGATAATAATCAGCCAATGCGTACCGAAGGTATTCAGTATACCATTAAAGACGGTATTATTTTCGATGCTCAGCAACTGTTGCAGGACGTTAAAGCCATTGTTGCTGAAGAAAAGGCGGATCGCCAAAAATGA
- a CDS encoding PstS family phosphate ABC transporter substrate-binding protein, with protein sequence MFQSTLNKTLTGLVVAGSLAFSSLAAATDDLPEYEKVSGLSGNLSSVGSDTLANMVTFWSEEFKRNYPSVNIQVQAAGSSTAPPALTEGTSNFGPMSRAMKSKEIESFEKRHGYKPTPVRVAIDALAVFVHKDNPIEGLTIPEVDAIFSSTRKCGLNEQVNRWGDLDMDGEWSNRDLQLYGRNSVSGTYGYFKEVALCDGDFRSNVNEQPGSASVVQSVSTSINAIGYSGIGYVTSGVKAVPIAKAEGQEFIGATAENALAGQYPLARFLYIYVNKHPTKPLGKAEGEFLRMILSKTGQDIVNKDGYIGLPKAVVEAELKKLGLD encoded by the coding sequence ATGTTTCAATCAACTTTGAACAAAACATTAACCGGTTTGGTTGTTGCAGGTTCGCTGGCGTTTAGTTCGTTAGCTGCGGCAACTGACGATTTACCAGAATACGAAAAAGTCAGCGGTTTATCAGGCAATTTATCTTCAGTTGGTTCTGATACCTTAGCTAATATGGTGACCTTCTGGAGTGAAGAGTTTAAGCGCAACTATCCAAGTGTGAACATTCAGGTGCAGGCGGCAGGTTCTTCAACCGCGCCTCCAGCTTTAACCGAAGGTACCTCAAACTTCGGTCCTATGAGTCGCGCAATGAAATCAAAAGAAATTGAATCTTTTGAAAAGCGTCACGGTTACAAGCCGACTCCGGTTCGCGTTGCCATTGATGCATTGGCGGTATTCGTACACAAAGATAATCCAATTGAAGGTCTGACAATTCCTGAAGTTGATGCAATATTTTCATCAACTCGTAAATGTGGCCTGAACGAGCAAGTGAACCGCTGGGGCGACCTGGATATGGATGGTGAATGGAGCAACCGCGACTTACAGCTTTATGGCCGTAACTCGGTATCCGGCACTTACGGTTACTTTAAAGAAGTGGCGTTATGTGATGGCGACTTCCGTTCGAACGTGAATGAGCAGCCAGGTTCAGCGTCTGTTGTGCAGTCAGTCTCTACCTCAATTAATGCGATTGGTTATTCCGGTATTGGTTATGTAACGTCAGGCGTTAAAGCGGTACCTATCGCCAAAGCCGAAGGCCAGGAATTTATTGGCGCGACAGCTGAGAATGCGTTGGCAGGTCAGTATCCATTAGCGCGCTTCCTGTACATCTACGTGAACAAGCACCCGACTAAACCTTTGGGCAAAGCGGAAGGTGAATTCCTGCGCATGATTTTGTCAAAAACAGGTCAGGATATCGTCAATAAAGACGGTTATATCGGCTTACCAAAAGCGGTAGTTGAAGCTGAACTGAAGAAGCTTGGTTTAGATTAA
- the rpiA gene encoding ribose-5-phosphate isomerase RpiA, with product MSGNADALKKAAAEAAMQYIEDGTVVGVGTGSTVNFFIDALAERKHDIEGAVSSSEASTERLKSHGIEVFELNSVVEVPIYVDGADEITEHGQMVKGGGGALTREKIIAAVARKFVCVADESKMVGRLGQFPVPVEVIPMARSYVAREIVKLGGDPVWRQGFTTDNGNWILDVHNFDIMEPMKLEAELNNIVGVVTNGLFAQRGADIALIAREDGVQTLKVSG from the coding sequence ATGTCAGGCAACGCTGATGCACTCAAAAAAGCGGCAGCAGAAGCTGCTATGCAATACATTGAAGACGGCACTGTGGTCGGAGTCGGCACCGGCTCAACGGTAAACTTTTTTATCGATGCCCTGGCCGAACGAAAGCATGACATAGAGGGTGCGGTATCCAGCTCTGAAGCCTCAACCGAGCGCCTGAAATCGCACGGCATTGAAGTGTTTGAGCTTAACTCGGTTGTGGAGGTACCCATTTACGTAGACGGGGCTGACGAAATTACTGAGCACGGTCAAATGGTTAAAGGCGGCGGTGGCGCATTAACGCGCGAGAAAATTATTGCCGCAGTAGCCAGGAAGTTTGTTTGCGTTGCAGATGAAAGCAAAATGGTTGGCCGCCTGGGTCAATTCCCGGTGCCGGTTGAAGTTATTCCCATGGCGCGTTCGTACGTGGCCCGAGAAATTGTGAAGCTGGGCGGAGACCCGGTGTGGCGTCAGGGTTTTACTACCGACAACGGCAACTGGATCCTCGATGTGCATAACTTCGATATTATGGAGCCAATGAAACTTGAAGCTGAGCTGAATAATATTGTCGGCGTGGTCACTAACGGGCTGTTTGCCCAGCGCGGCGCTGATATCGCTTTAATTGCTCGTGAAGACGGAGTACAAACCCTGAAGGTAAGTGGCTAA
- the phoU gene encoding phosphate signaling complex protein PhoU yields MDKMNMNKHISGKFNEELEAVRNRVLSMGGLVEKQLQDALLAIQKGDADLAEKVLSSDHKVNKLEVQIDEECVHIIAKRQPAASDLRLVIAIIKTIADLERIGDEAERIAKVAKESFNNDQQQLLVSLENLGQQVLSMLHKVLDAFARMDLESAYDVHQQDEQADRQYEALTRQLMTYMMEDSRSIPKIMNVLWSARSLERIGDRCQNIAEYIIFFVKGKDVRHVSPESMERTVMGKKD; encoded by the coding sequence ATGGATAAGATGAATATGAACAAGCACATTTCCGGCAAGTTCAACGAGGAACTTGAGGCTGTGCGTAACCGTGTATTGAGTATGGGCGGTTTGGTTGAAAAGCAATTGCAGGATGCGTTGCTGGCAATTCAGAAAGGCGACGCCGATCTGGCCGAAAAAGTGCTGAGCAGTGACCACAAAGTCAATAAGCTGGAAGTGCAGATTGACGAAGAGTGCGTACACATTATTGCTAAACGTCAGCCCGCTGCCAGTGACTTGCGTCTGGTTATTGCTATTATCAAAACCATTGCTGATTTAGAGCGTATTGGCGACGAAGCCGAGCGCATTGCTAAGGTTGCGAAAGAAAGCTTTAACAACGACCAGCAACAGCTGTTGGTGAGTCTGGAAAACCTTGGGCAACAAGTATTAAGCATGTTGCATAAAGTTCTGGATGCTTTCGCGCGCATGGATCTTGAATCGGCTTATGACGTGCATCAGCAGGACGAACAGGCTGACCGTCAATATGAAGCGCTGACACGCCAGCTTATGACTTACATGATGGAAGACTCTCGTTCTATTCCAAAAATCATGAATGTTCTATGGTCTGCACGTTCTTTAGAGCGTATTGGTGACCGTTGTCAGAACATTGCCGAGTACATTATCTTCTTTGTGAAAGGCAAAGACGTGCGCCATGTCTCGCCAGAGAGCATGGAACGCACGGTTATGGGTAAAAAAGACTAG